A window of Streptomyces profundus genomic DNA:
GACGGACAGCCGTACCACAACGACTTCTGCTGGGTGCTCACCGTCGACGGTGCGCGGGTGACCACCGGTTACGCGTTCCTGGACACCGTCGCCCTGACCGAGCTCATCGAGCGCGTGGAGCTGCCCGGGTGACCGGCCGTCACGCCGTCGGACGGCGGCGCGGTGCGGGGACCCGTACCGCTCTCGCGCTGCTGGTACTCGCGCTGGCGGCGGGCACCGGCTGCCAGAACGGCGTGCCGTCCGCGGAGGGCCCGACGACCCCCGCGGCCCGCGCCCCCTCGTCCGAGTCCCCCACATCCGGAGCGGAGACCATGAACAGCACCACGAACGGCACCACGAACAGCGAAGCGCACCCCCACCCCTACGTCGGCATGTGGGTCACCGCCGACGGGCACATCCGCCAGCGGCTGTCAGCGGACGGGCGGTACGACGAGGCGCGCGGCGAACGTGAGAGCGCCTACACCGGCAGCTACCGGATCAGCGGCAACCGCATCGTGTACCGGGACGACACC
This region includes:
- a CDS encoding Atu4866 domain-containing protein; translation: MNSTTNGTTNSEAHPHPYVGMWVTADGHIRQRLSADGRYDEARGERESAYTGSYRISGNRIVYRDDTGFTADGEFDGDVLHHAGYVFHRQADRPRSDAG